One genomic segment of Helianthus annuus cultivar XRQ/B chromosome 14, HanXRQr2.0-SUNRISE, whole genome shotgun sequence includes these proteins:
- the LOC110904255 gene encoding histone acetyltransferase HAC1 isoform X1, with protein sequence MVYELGHVSDRFKNNNNNIGVGDPCKEGGFVGNLHTKRRRCGGNNVSEFIGNIAKSYMETTEGENWASNLTSHLNSRFPTSIDTPKVLALGLQNFIQQDVHDANLHQIISAHSSLSDLLVSNSFFPPQNDKNLGYNCYSPASLNIYNPILCGGSAYDEYIQDVSYGGVNLISPLSVKQSDLDIITSPEQVSSITACSYSDMISDTEAFDSITAKSSFQQQPFYNNNSQYRSFAGNNMSAYNMDHSLLSMDDVQSPFPNSCNVQQSFQNLPEASDSLQNKSNNQDSSDAYDLKVLNAYVMYKKMPANLRKEVSFQNYMHVAECKENLCKCHLHLELSSHFDNCDHLNCGICGPERALCGSIGSFQMESRKRKLDQSVVTDDMGPTGTGTLLDALRTKYPKLESSLVGEDATNNDQRSKVNGSHDQQETTVVKQSDGIANNETMKRPKLDSSTVEEDACDQQETTVVNQSDNIANDEIMKYTKLESSTVGEDAMDDDQKAVVGAHDQHELTVVNQSDDVSSVGEDARDDEQRGVVNDACGQQELTVVNQNDSNANNEMMKYPTLERSTVGEDAMDNDQRGVVSGEHDQPESTVVNQSDNILNAEMTKSPQVCSDNLSSKEMTTDEKEKSGQAITEASNDLSSGADVADLHSNKSMTPNMSMVDCDSALGPDHTEIKIASLTDNEMTKPPQLCSDHLSSEEMSVGEKEKSGQAIIEASKDLSSGADVADLNSNKSITPNVSTVDCDSVLEQDNTSIKIASLTDNDSSLEPEKIKIQSVSLADFFTAEQIKEHLLSFTSQKALTQVVSENRAPSIGSNTCQLCSMDKLVCAPAPIYCSSCDTRIKRNVGYYRSTNVVGTRHSFCMSCYRGSHGNSIVLRGYGHSMPKSTLQKARNDEEKEDSWVLCDKCQCWQHRICGLYNDEKDVEGKAEYICPKCYLEELESGTRVPLPQTTASGAKDLPRTNLSDHIEQRLFKRLDQERQEMAKVSGIEPNEVPGPEGLVVRVVVSVEKQLEVRQKFINILHGEDYPSGFTYRSKLIFLFQKIEGVDVCLFGMCVQEFGSECGGPNQRCVYISYLDSVKYFRPERKCVTGESLRTFVYHEILTGYLEYCKKRGFATCYIWACPLIKGEDYIFYCHPETQRTPKQDKLRQWYKSMLKKATEDNIVVDHTNLYNQFFVPNGEGNMKITAARLPYFDGDYWSGAAENIVRKLEVEESTGGLQSKLPNKRILKAMGQDKNDIAVKDVLVMQKLGQTILPVKENFMIVHLQYICTHCREVILSGSRWFCSHCKKFQLCSRCFNADKKISESKLHACHSSEKKQLSEVVVNDVTLDTKDTDDVFVNSFFETRDAFLNKCQKSHFQFDTLSRAKYSSMMILYHLIYKPVIKPTCTACHSDVMVEQCWHCDTCTKYYICESCYKMRHGAYHPHSLNPPSMDFEYASKSQLLQMQKDWPIRWVLDTLMHASGCDRIPCAYKECNTMRRLFYHAARCNVKVRGGCKYCQRVWTILKKHSQICTDSDCKIPRCMDIKKHKEMLAARSADQQVTMNDQQQEVVPVG encoded by the exons ATGGTTTACGAATTAGGTCATGTAAGCGACCGATTCAAGAACAATAATAACAACATTGGTGTCGGTGATCCTTGTAAAGAAGGAGGCTTTGTGGGTAATTTGCACACGAAACGACGACGTTGTGGTGGTAATAATGTTAGTGAGTTTATCGGCAACAT TGCCAAGAGTTATATGGAGACAACTGAGGGTGAGAATTGGGCATCCAACCTTACCAGTCATCTGAATAGCCGTTTTCCGACTTCTATCGATACTCCCAAG GTACTTGCATTGGGATTGCAGAACTTTATTCAGCAAGACGTACATGATGCTAATCTTCATCAGATAATATCCGCACATTCATCTTTGTCAGACTTGTTGGTTTCAAATTCATTTTTCCCGCCTCAAAATGACAAGAATTTGGGATACAATTGTTATAGTCCCGCTTCTTTGAACATCTATAATCCTATTTTGTGTGGAG GATCAGCGTATGACGAGTATATCCAAGATGTTTCTTATGGTGGTGTGAACTTAATTTCTCCGTTGAGCGTAAAACAGAGTGATCTAGACATAATTACTTCACCTGAACAGGTGTCATCCATCACTGCGTGTTCTTACAGTGATATGATATCCGATACTGAAGCTTTTGATAGCATAACAGCAAAAAGTTCCTTCCAACAACAACCTTTTTATAACAATAACA GTCAATACAGAAGCTTTGCTGGGAATAATATGAGTGCATACAACATGGACCATTCGTTATTATCGATGGATGACGTGCAATCTCCATTTCCAAATTCGTGTAATGTCCAACAGAGTTTCCAGAACCTTCCGGAAGCTAGTGATAGTTTACAGAACAAAAGTAACAACCAGGATTCAAGTGATGCATATGATCTTAAAGTTCTTAATGCATATGTTATGTACAAGAAGATGCCAGCAAACTTGAGAAAAGAAGTTTCTTTTCAGAATTATATGCATGTAGCCGAATGCAAGGAGAATTTATGCAAGTGCCACCTGCATCTTGAACTGTCGTCACATTTTGACAATTGTGATCATTTAAATTGCGGTATTTGTGGACCTGAAAGGGCTTTATGTGGTAGTATTGGTAGTTTTCAAATGGAATCTAGAAAAAGGAAACTTGACCAATCAGTGGTTACTGATGATATGGGCCCCACTGGTACTGGAACTCTTTTAGATGCATTGCGTACGAAGTATCCGAAGTTGGAGAGTTCGTTAGTCGGGGAAGATGCTACCAATAATGACCAGAGAAGTAAAGTCAATGGCTCACATGATCAACAGGAAACGACAGTCGTAAAGCAGAGTGATGGCATTGCGAACAATGAAACGATGAAGCGTCCAAAGTTGGATAGTTCAACAGTTGAGGAAGATGCATGTGATCAGCAGGAAACAACAGTGGTAAATCAGAGTGATAATATCGCAAACGACGAGATTATGAAATATACGAAGTTGGAGAGTTCTACAGTTGGGGAAGATGCTATGGATGATGACCAAAAAGCGGTAGTCGGTGCACATGATCAACATGAATTAACAGTCGTAAATCAGAGTGATGATGTTTCCTCAGTTGGGGAAGATGCTAGGGATGATGAACAGAGAGGAGTGGTCAACGATGCATGTGGTCAACAGGAATTGACGGTGGTAAATCAGAATGACAGTAATGCAAACAATGAGATGATGAAATATCCAACATTGGAGCGTTCAACAGTTGGGGAAGATGCTATGGATAATGACCAGAGAGGGGTAGTCAGCGGTGAACATGATCAACCGGAATCAACAGTGGTAAATCAGAGTGATAATATTTTAAACGCTGAAATGACGAAATCGCCCCAAGTATGTTCTGATAATCTTTCTTCAAAAGAAATGACCACTGATGAAAAAGAGAAATCTGGGCAGGCCATAACAGAAGCAAGTAATGATTTGAGTTCTGGTGCTGATGTGGCGGATTTGCATTCAAATAAATCTATGACACCAAATATGTCGATGGTTGATTGCGATTCAGCCTTAGGACCAGATCATACCGAAATAAAAATCGCATCTTTGACCGATAATGAAATGACGAAACCCCCTCAGTTGTGTTCTGATCATCTTTCTTCAGAAGAAATGAGCGTCGGTGAAAAAGAGAAATCTGGGCAGGCCATAATAGAAGCAAGTAAGGATTTGAGTTCTGGTGCTGATGTGGCGGATTTAAACTCAAATAAATCCATTACACCAAATGTGTCTACGGTTGATTGTGATTCAGTCCTAGAACAAGACAATACAAGCATAAAAATCGCATCTTTGACTGATAATGACTCATCATTGGAGCCAGAGAAGATCAAAATACAAAGTGTATCTTTGGCTGATTTTTTCACTGCAGAGCAAATTAAAGAGCATTTGTTGAGTTTTACATCTCAAAAG GCGTTAACGCAGGTTGTATCAGAAAACAGAGCACCTTCGATCGGATCCAATACATGTCAATTATGTTCAATGGATAAGCTCGTGTGTGCCCCTGCACCAATATATTGCTCATCATGCGACACGCGTATCAAACGAAACGTTGGATATTATCGATCAACCAATGTTGTCGGTACACGTCATTCTTTTTGCATGTCATGTTACAGAGGATCTCACGGGAATAGTATTGTACTGCGTGGGTATGGGCATTCTATGCCCAAATCAACTCTACAAAAGGCAAGGAACGATGAGGAAAAAGAGGACTCC TGGGTTCTTTGTGACAAGTGTCAATGCTGGCAGCATAGAATATGTGGTCTTTACAACGATGAAAAAGATGTTGAAGGGAAAGCTGAATATATTTGCCCTAAATGTTATTTAGAAGAACTAGAAAGTGGGACCCGTGTTCCGTTACCGCAAACCACCGCTTCTGGAGCAAAAGATTTACCAAGAACTAATCTAAGTGATCACATTGAGCAACGCCTGTTTAAACGTCTTGATCAAGAAAGACAAGAAATGGCAAAGGTTTCCGGAATCGAACCAAACGAGGTACCTGGACCTGAAGGTCTTGTTGTGCGAGTAGTTGTATCTGTTGAGAAACAGTTGGAAGTTCGGCAGAAATTTATAAACATACTTCACGGAGAAGATTATCCATCGGGATTTACGTACAGATCAAAG TTAATTTTTTTATTCCAGAAAATAGAAGGGGTAGACGTGTGCCTATTCGGAATGTGTGTTCAGGAGTTTGGATCAGAATGTGGAGGCCCAAATCAACGTTGTGTGTATATCTCGTATCTTGATTCTGTAAAGTACTTTAGACCAGAGAGAAAATGCGTGACGGGTGAATCTCTTCGGACCTTTGTTTATCATGAAATATTG ACTGGATACCTCGAGTACTGCAAGAAACGCGGATTTGCCACCTGTTACATTTGGGCATGTCCGCTTATAAAAGGCGAAGATTACATTTTTTACTGCCATCCGGAGACTCAGAGAACACCGAAGCAGGATAAGCTACGCCAGTG GTATAAATCAATGTTAAAGAAAGCAACAGAAGATAATATTGTTGTTGACCACACTAATTTATACAATCAGTTTTTTGTTCCTAATGGGGAGGGGAATATGAAGATTACTGCAGCCCGTTTGCCCTATTTTGACGGTGATTATTGGTCCGGGGCTGCTGAAAATATAGTTAGGAAACTTGAAGTAGAAGAAAGCACTGGTGGATTGCAGAGCAAGTTACCCAACAAGAGAATCTTGAAAGCCATGGGACAGGACAAAAATGATATTGCCGTGAAGGACGTCTTAGTAATGCAAAAG CTGGGCCAAACCATTCTTCCTGTGAAGGAAAACTTTATGATTGTCCATTTACAATATATTTGCACGCATTGCCGTGAAGTTATCTTATCGGGAAGCCGATGGTTTTGCAGCCATTGCAAAAAGTTTCAACTATGTTCTAG ATGTTTTAATGCCGATAAGAAAATTTCCGAGAGTAAACTGCACGCATGTCATTCTAGTGAAAAAAAACAACTCTCTGAGGTTGTTGTGAATGATGTGACTCTTGATACCAAGGATACAGATGACGTGTTTGTGAACAGTTTCTTCGAGACCCGTGATGCATTTTTAAACAAATGCCAGAAATCTCATTTTCAGTTCGATACACTTTCACGTGCGAAATATTCATCTATGATGATTTTATACCATCTAATCTACAAGCCGGTAATTAAACCGACATGCACTGCTTGCCATTCTGATGTCATGGTTGAGCAATGCTGGCATTGCGACACCTGTACTAAGTATTATATTTGTGAATCATGCTACAAAATGAGACACGGTGCGTATCATCCCCACAGTTTAAATCCACCTTCAATGGATTTCGAATATGCGTCCAAAAGTCAACTTCTTCAGATGCAAAAAGATTGGCCG ATAAGGTGGGTGTTGGATACGTTAATGCATGCCTCTGGATGTGATCGGATACCGTGTGCTTATAAAGAATGTAATACTATGAGAAGACTTTTTTACCATGCTGCTAGATGCAACGTCAAAGTTCGCGGTGGTTGCAAATATTGCCAACGAGTATGGACGATACTAAAGAAGCACTCACAAATATGTACAGATTCTGATTGCAAAATACCTCGCTGCAT gGATATAAAGAAGCATAAGGAGATGCTTGCAGCGCGGTCCGCAGATCAGCAAGTTACAATGAATGATCAGCAGCAGGAAGTGGTTCCTGTTGGATAG